A part of Magnetospirillum sp. genomic DNA contains:
- a CDS encoding ABC transporter permease, whose amino-acid sequence MRPLLLFSLFCVVWEALVRVTGVPAFILPGPMRVAAALANNASFLAENALVTLLEIVLGMFVGVSLGCLAALALSASRGARAWLLPLVVASQAIPIFAIAPLLVLWLGFGLASKVAAAALVIFFPVASVFYDGLARVERGWLDLAQVMNAKPAAILWRVRLPAALPALASGLRMAAAIAPIGAIIGEWVGAAAGLGFVMLQANAQMQTDLMFAALLVLATFAVLFYRLVDRLALRLAPWQPPTQSTV is encoded by the coding sequence ATGCGACCGCTGCTGCTGTTTTCCCTGTTCTGCGTCGTCTGGGAAGCTTTGGTGCGCGTCACGGGCGTGCCGGCCTTCATCCTGCCAGGGCCGATGCGCGTTGCCGCCGCTTTGGCCAACAACGCGTCCTTCCTTGCCGAGAACGCGCTCGTCACACTTCTTGAAATCGTGCTGGGCATGTTCGTGGGCGTGAGCCTCGGCTGCCTTGCGGCACTGGCGCTGAGTGCGTCGCGCGGTGCGCGCGCGTGGCTGCTGCCGCTCGTCGTGGCGAGCCAGGCGATCCCGATTTTTGCGATCGCACCCTTGTTGGTGCTCTGGCTCGGGTTCGGTCTTGCCTCGAAAGTCGCGGCGGCGGCCTTGGTCATCTTCTTCCCCGTCGCGTCCGTCTTCTACGACGGGCTTGCGCGCGTCGAGCGCGGCTGGCTCGACCTTGCCCAGGTGATGAACGCAAAACCCGCCGCCATTCTGTGGCGCGTGCGCCTGCCCGCCGCTCTGCCCGCCCTCGCTTCGGGTCTGCGCATGGCGGCCGCAATCGCCCCCATCGGGGCCATCATCGGCGAATGGGTGGGGGCAGCAGCAGGCCTCGGCTTCGTGATGCTGCAGGCGAACGCGCAGATGCAGACAGACCTCATGTTCGCAGCTCTGCTGGTGCTCGCGACCTTCGCCGTCCTGTTCTACCGGCTCGTCGACCGCCTCGCGCTTCGCCTGGCACCGTGGCAGCCGCCGACCCAATCCACCGTCTGA
- a CDS encoding ABC transporter substrate-binding protein, which yields MIRRRNILAGFAAAPFLAGTARAQGAEFTLLLDWFVNPNHGPIIVAQELGHFRNAGLNVRILPPSDPNDPPRLIAAGRGDVAVSYPHTQIFQASQDIPALRIGALIDSPLSTVTVLADGPIKTLADLRGRKIGYSISGVELALLRTMLASAGVPAGAYETVNVNFALSPALLTKRVDGVIGAFRNFELFQLEIEGSKGRAFLLEEHGIPMHDALIFAAQRERARNRDPKLRAFLDAVARGAADAAANPDAAWNLFIKGRANLDNELNRRAWKATVPLYARNPAALDPARELAFAEFMAKNGLIATVPPLDKIAVAL from the coding sequence ATGATCCGCCGTCGCAACATTCTTGCTGGCTTTGCTGCCGCACCTTTCCTTGCAGGAACAGCGCGCGCGCAAGGGGCGGAGTTCACGCTGCTGCTCGATTGGTTCGTCAACCCGAATCACGGGCCGATCATCGTCGCCCAGGAGCTCGGCCATTTCCGCAATGCCGGGCTCAATGTCCGCATCTTGCCGCCGAGCGACCCCAACGATCCGCCGCGCCTGATCGCCGCCGGGCGCGGCGACGTCGCCGTGAGCTATCCGCACACGCAGATCTTCCAGGCCTCGCAGGATATCCCGGCTTTGCGCATCGGCGCGTTGATCGACAGCCCCTTGTCGACCGTGACCGTGCTCGCCGACGGGCCGATCAAGACGCTCGCCGATCTCCGCGGCCGCAAGATCGGCTATTCGATTTCGGGCGTCGAGTTGGCGTTGCTGCGCACGATGCTGGCCTCGGCCGGGGTGCCGGCGGGCGCTTACGAGACCGTCAACGTCAATTTCGCCCTGAGCCCGGCCTTGCTCACCAAGCGCGTGGACGGCGTCATCGGCGCGTTCCGCAATTTCGAACTGTTCCAGCTTGAAATCGAAGGCTCGAAGGGCCGCGCGTTTCTGCTCGAAGAGCACGGCATCCCGATGCACGACGCGTTGATCTTCGCCGCCCAACGCGAGCGCGCCCGCAACCGCGATCCCAAGCTGCGCGCGTTTCTCGACGCGGTCGCGCGCGGAGCGGCCGATGCCGCCGCCAATCCCGACGCCGCCTGGAACTTGTTCATCAAGGGCCGCGCCAATCTCGACAACGAACTCAACCGGCGTGCATGGAAGGCAACTGTGCCGCTGTACGCACGCAATCCGGCAGCCCTCGATCCCGCGCGCGAATTGGCGTTTGCGGAGTTCATGGCCAAAAACGGCTTGATTGCGACGGTCCCGCCGCTCGACAAGATCGCCGTGGCGCTTTAA